The Microbacterium paraoxydans genome includes a window with the following:
- a CDS encoding response regulator transcription factor yields the protein MIRVLLADDEGMIRSALAALLRLEADIDVVAECADGEEAVAAAVRLEPDVCLLDLEMPGLDGVQVAERLNRTIATRCIVVTRHARPGVLRRALASGVSGFVPKSRGADELAAIIRRVAAGARYVDPEIAADALSDERSPLTDRELDVLRAGRRGETTGQIARALALAPGTVRNHISVILGKLSVSTRQQAVLVAEERGWI from the coding sequence ATGATCCGGGTGCTGCTCGCCGACGACGAGGGCATGATCCGCTCCGCGCTCGCCGCCCTGCTGCGTCTCGAGGCCGACATCGACGTCGTCGCGGAGTGCGCGGACGGCGAGGAGGCCGTCGCCGCCGCCGTCCGGCTCGAACCCGACGTATGCCTGCTCGATCTGGAGATGCCGGGACTCGACGGTGTGCAGGTCGCCGAGAGGCTCAACCGCACGATCGCCACCCGCTGCATCGTCGTCACCCGGCACGCCCGCCCCGGAGTGCTCCGGCGGGCGCTCGCCTCCGGCGTCTCCGGGTTCGTGCCCAAGTCGCGAGGTGCGGACGAGCTCGCCGCGATCATCCGCCGCGTCGCGGCCGGCGCCCGGTACGTCGACCCGGAGATCGCCGCGGATGCGCTGAGCGACGAGCGGTCGCCGCTCACCGATCGGGAGCTGGATGTGCTCCGCGCCGGGCGTCGCGGGGAGACCACGGGACAGATCGCCCGGGCGCTCGCGCTGGCGCCGGGGACGGTGCGCAACCACATCTCCGTCATCCTCGGGAAGCTCTCGGTGAGCACGCGTCAGCAGGCCGTGCTCGTCGCCGAGGAGCGCGGCTGGATCTGA
- the thrC gene encoding threonine synthase, whose protein sequence is MPFISTRGGMQPQSFSETLLEGLAPDGGLAVPDAMPEVDGETLERWRALTYPQLATEVLGLFATDIPREDLARMTAAAYADFPDGVVPLRRVDDDLTLVGLSEGPTLAFKDMAMQFLGQVLEYTLERQGSVLNILGATSGDTGSAAEHALRGKERVAVFMLSPQGRMSAFQRAQMFSLDDANVHNIAVEGVFDDCQNLVKKLAGDLDFKRAQHLGAVNSINLARITAQTVYYFWAWLRATDAGGWAEVSFTVPSGNFGNILSGFFAKQMGLPIRRLVLAANENNVLDEFFRTGVYRPRSAAQTLATSSPSMDISKASNLERFIFELVDRDPARVVGAWDDLEAQGFFDFSAEQPRFAEEFGIVSGTSTHEDRLATIRDVYEASGEVIDPHTADGVKVAREYVEPGVPMLVLETAKPEKFAETIHEAIGVELAYAPELRAMLDAPQHVTEMPDDERALRAFIEENALH, encoded by the coding sequence GTGCCGTTCATCTCCACCCGCGGCGGCATGCAGCCGCAGTCGTTCAGCGAGACGCTGCTGGAGGGCCTGGCGCCCGACGGCGGTCTGGCCGTCCCCGACGCCATGCCCGAGGTCGACGGCGAGACGCTCGAGCGCTGGCGGGCCCTGACCTATCCGCAGCTGGCGACCGAGGTGCTCGGCCTCTTCGCGACCGACATCCCGCGGGAGGACCTCGCCCGGATGACGGCGGCGGCGTATGCGGACTTCCCGGACGGCGTCGTCCCGCTGCGTCGCGTGGACGACGACCTCACGCTGGTCGGCCTCTCCGAGGGCCCGACGCTGGCGTTCAAGGACATGGCCATGCAGTTCCTCGGGCAGGTGCTGGAGTACACGCTCGAGCGCCAGGGCTCGGTCCTCAATATCCTCGGTGCCACGTCTGGTGACACCGGCTCGGCCGCGGAGCACGCCCTGCGCGGCAAGGAGCGCGTCGCGGTGTTCATGCTGTCGCCGCAGGGCCGGATGAGCGCGTTCCAGCGGGCGCAGATGTTCTCGCTCGACGACGCGAACGTGCACAACATCGCGGTGGAGGGCGTCTTCGACGACTGCCAGAACCTCGTGAAGAAGCTCGCCGGCGACCTCGACTTCAAGCGCGCTCAGCACCTGGGCGCTGTGAACTCGATCAACCTCGCCCGCATCACCGCGCAGACGGTCTACTACTTCTGGGCGTGGCTGCGCGCAACCGACGCCGGCGGCTGGGCCGAGGTGTCGTTCACCGTCCCCTCGGGGAACTTCGGCAACATCCTCTCCGGATTCTTCGCGAAGCAGATGGGACTGCCGATCCGACGCCTCGTCCTGGCCGCGAACGAGAACAACGTGCTCGACGAGTTCTTCCGCACGGGGGTGTATCGCCCCCGCAGCGCCGCCCAGACGCTGGCGACCTCGAGCCCGTCGATGGACATCTCGAAGGCCTCGAACCTCGAGCGCTTCATCTTCGAGCTCGTCGACCGCGATCCGGCGCGAGTGGTCGGCGCGTGGGACGACCTGGAGGCCCAGGGCTTCTTCGACTTCTCGGCCGAGCAGCCGCGCTTCGCGGAGGAGTTCGGCATCGTGAGCGGCACCTCGACGCACGAGGACCGGCTCGCGACCATCCGCGACGTGTACGAGGCCTCCGGCGAGGTGATCGACCCGCACACCGCCGACGGCGTGAAGGTCGCGCGGGAGTATGTCGAGCCCGGAGTGCCGATGCTGGTGCTGGAGACGGCCAAGCCCGAGAAGTTCGCCGAGACGATCCACGAGGCCATCGGGGTCGAGCTGGCGTACGCCCCCGAGCTGCGCGCCATGCTCGACGCCCCCCAGCACGTGACCGAGATGCCCGACGACGAGCGCGCTCTCCGTGCCTTCATCGAGGAGAACGCCCTCCACTGA
- a CDS encoding purine-cytosine permease family protein: MARTAHADDFALSRVTPEARKPWFGIAVQRFGQVSALSQFLLGATLGYSMTFGEAVLAFLFGSLILEVIMCVVGFIGQREGLNTALLARWTGFGEIGASLVGLAIGISLIGWFGIQSAISAQSLDALMPGALPVWAWSLIFGLAVTAIVAFGFVGMQWLANITVPLFLILVGWSVISELTRHDIGELLTGPAPGPTMSVWAGTGIVAGGLIVGAIITGDMTRFNRSRADVVKQTVLGVSLGEFVIGLAGVLLAHAAATGDIVAIVTSSVGFVGLFIVLTGTLKINDWNLYSSTLGLVNFISTAFGKNLHRVTTTIVLGVVGSVLAAVGILGQFTEFLVVLSVAFPPIAGIMVAEYYVVRRWRPELDATREAGTLPGTAPRIVPATIVVWLVSSLVGYFVTWGIPSLLSLFLSMVLYIVAGKLGWVRGVGVATTRQADPVDSAPAAV, from the coding sequence ATGGCACGCACGGCGCACGCAGACGACTTCGCGCTCTCCCGAGTGACTCCTGAGGCCCGCAAGCCCTGGTTCGGAATCGCCGTCCAGCGATTCGGACAGGTCTCCGCCCTCTCGCAGTTCCTCCTCGGCGCGACCCTCGGTTACAGCATGACCTTCGGCGAGGCCGTCCTCGCCTTCCTGTTCGGCTCGCTCATCCTCGAGGTGATCATGTGCGTGGTCGGCTTCATCGGCCAGCGTGAGGGCCTGAACACCGCGCTCCTCGCCCGCTGGACGGGCTTCGGCGAGATCGGCGCCTCGCTCGTCGGCCTCGCGATCGGCATCAGCCTCATCGGCTGGTTCGGCATCCAGTCCGCCATCTCCGCGCAGTCGCTCGACGCGCTCATGCCCGGGGCCCTGCCGGTCTGGGCGTGGAGCCTCATCTTCGGCCTCGCCGTCACCGCGATCGTCGCCTTCGGCTTCGTCGGGATGCAGTGGCTCGCGAACATCACCGTGCCGCTGTTCCTGATCCTCGTGGGGTGGTCCGTCATCTCCGAGCTCACCCGCCACGACATCGGCGAGCTGCTCACCGGCCCCGCCCCCGGCCCGACCATGAGCGTCTGGGCGGGCACCGGCATCGTCGCCGGCGGTCTCATCGTCGGCGCGATCATCACGGGCGACATGACCCGCTTCAACCGCTCCCGCGCCGACGTCGTCAAGCAGACGGTGCTGGGCGTCTCCCTCGGCGAGTTCGTGATCGGCCTCGCCGGCGTGCTTCTCGCCCACGCGGCGGCGACCGGCGACATCGTCGCCATCGTCACCTCGTCCGTCGGGTTCGTCGGCCTGTTCATCGTCCTCACCGGCACGCTGAAGATCAACGACTGGAACCTGTACTCCTCCACGCTCGGCCTGGTGAACTTCATCTCCACCGCCTTCGGGAAGAACCTCCACCGCGTCACCACGACCATCGTCCTCGGCGTGGTGGGATCGGTGCTTGCGGCGGTCGGCATCCTCGGCCAGTTCACCGAGTTCCTCGTCGTGCTCAGCGTCGCGTTCCCGCCGATCGCCGGGATCATGGTCGCCGAGTACTACGTGGTGCGCCGCTGGCGTCCCGAGCTCGACGCGACCCGCGAGGCCGGCACCCTGCCCGGCACCGCGCCCCGGATCGTCCCGGCCACGATCGTCGTCTGGCTGGTGTCCTCGCTGGTCGGCTACTTCGTGACCTGGGGCATCCCCTCGCTGCTCAGCCTCTTCCTGTCGATGGTGCTCTACATCGTCGCCGGCAAGCTCGGCTGGGTGCGCGGCGTCGGCGTCGCGACCACCCGGCAGGCGGACCCCGTCGACAGCGCCCCCGCCGCGGTCTGA
- a CDS encoding hydantoinase/oxoprolinase N-terminal domain-containing protein yields MHIGIDVGGTNTDAVLMDGTRTLAGVKHSTTPDVTSGIVQAIADLRARHSFEGGDIDAVMIGTTHFINALVQASRLAPVAALRLGLPATRALPPLIDWPEVLVAATQARSYLAHGGYEFDGRPISPLDPDEIRAHAEDMKANGIRSVAISSVFSPVNHDLEVQAAEIVASVLGEDAAISLSHEIGRIGLLERENATIINAALRELASEIVDGLTSAVRAQGIEAPIFLSQNDGTLMDEDYVRRYPVATFASGPTNSMRGAAATSGLVDCAVIDVGGTTADIGLLINGFPRETANEVKVAGIRTNFRMPDVLSLGIGGGSIVDEETAEVGPASVGYRLTTEALIFGGSTLTATDIAVAAGRAQVGDPAKVAHLDPAFVERVLARIAERVAEAVDRMRTSPEPIAVVAVGGGSILLPDELPLFGTVHRPENYAVANAIGASIAQVGGEIDKVYAIEPGRRDETIAEVRAEAVDKAIAAGAKPATVSIIDFDEVPIPYLPGNATRIRVKAVGDLDMGA; encoded by the coding sequence ATGCACATCGGCATCGACGTCGGCGGCACCAACACCGACGCCGTCCTCATGGACGGCACCCGCACCCTGGCCGGGGTCAAGCACTCCACGACCCCGGACGTGACGAGCGGGATCGTCCAGGCCATCGCAGACCTCCGTGCGAGGCACTCCTTCGAGGGCGGCGACATCGACGCGGTGATGATCGGCACGACGCACTTCATCAATGCGCTCGTGCAGGCGAGCCGGCTCGCTCCGGTCGCGGCCCTTCGACTCGGCCTGCCCGCGACGCGCGCGCTGCCGCCGCTGATCGACTGGCCGGAGGTTCTCGTCGCGGCCACCCAGGCACGCAGCTACCTGGCGCACGGCGGCTACGAGTTCGACGGCCGCCCGATCTCGCCGCTCGACCCCGACGAGATCCGCGCGCACGCCGAGGACATGAAGGCGAACGGCATCCGCTCGGTGGCCATCTCGTCGGTGTTCAGCCCGGTCAACCACGACCTCGAAGTGCAGGCGGCCGAGATCGTCGCCTCGGTGCTCGGAGAGGACGCCGCCATCTCGCTGTCGCATGAGATCGGCCGCATCGGACTGCTGGAGCGCGAGAACGCGACGATCATCAACGCCGCCCTCCGCGAGCTCGCGTCGGAGATCGTCGACGGGCTCACCTCGGCGGTCCGTGCGCAGGGCATCGAAGCGCCGATCTTCCTCAGCCAGAACGACGGCACGCTCATGGACGAGGACTACGTGCGCCGGTACCCGGTCGCGACCTTCGCCTCCGGCCCCACCAACTCGATGCGCGGGGCGGCGGCCACCAGCGGCCTCGTCGACTGCGCCGTCATCGACGTGGGCGGCACCACCGCCGACATCGGCCTGCTCATCAACGGCTTCCCCCGGGAGACGGCGAACGAGGTGAAGGTCGCCGGCATCCGCACGAACTTCCGCATGCCGGATGTGCTCTCCCTCGGCATCGGCGGTGGCAGCATCGTCGACGAGGAGACGGCCGAGGTGGGTCCGGCCTCGGTCGGATACCGGCTGACGACGGAGGCTCTGATCTTCGGCGGCTCGACCCTCACGGCCACCGACATCGCGGTCGCCGCCGGTCGTGCGCAGGTGGGGGATCCCGCCAAGGTCGCGCACCTCGACCCCGCGTTCGTGGAGCGCGTGCTCGCCCGCATCGCGGAGCGCGTCGCGGAGGCGGTGGACCGCATGCGCACGTCGCCGGAGCCCATCGCGGTCGTGGCCGTCGGCGGCGGGTCCATCCTGCTGCCCGACGAGCTGCCCCTGTTCGGCACCGTCCATCGCCCGGAGAACTATGCGGTCGCGAACGCCATCGGCGCCTCGATCGCTCAGGTCGGCGGCGAGATCGACAAGGTCTACGCGATCGAGCCGGGCCGTCGCGACGAGACGATCGCCGAGGTGCGCGCCGAGGCCGTCGACAAGGCCATCGCGGCCGGCGCCAAGCCCGCGACCGTGTCGATCATCGACTTCGACGAGGTCCCCATCCCGTATCTTCCCGGCAACGCGACGCGCATCCGCGTGAAGGCCGTCGGCGACCTCGACATGGGGGCCTGA
- a CDS encoding DUF917 domain-containing protein, with amino-acid sequence MSTTITAADIDGLARGAAVLGTGGGGDPYIGALLARQALASGDVTVVALDEVPDDALVLFVAMMGAPTVMVEKLPSLAEVIEPVKALGIHLGRPVTHIACAEVGGVNSTIPIAAAAALGLPLVDADGMGRAFPELQMVLPTLYGVTASPLAFSDEKGNTGVLQTADNSWTERIARVACVEMGCSVMISGFSMSGAAARQSLVAGSLSRCIDIGQRIAEAREAKTDPVAAVVELLGGRELFGGKVADVNRATTTGFARGRARIDGESGASLTLQFQNEHLVAEADGRVLATTPDLIMVLDGESGEPVTTEGLRYGQRVRVIAAPADERWHSDAALAMVGPGYFGYDIPAHRFDGTVSAGDAAAGAAA; translated from the coding sequence ATGAGCACGACGATCACCGCCGCCGACATCGACGGTCTCGCTCGCGGCGCGGCCGTGCTCGGCACCGGCGGAGGCGGCGACCCGTACATCGGCGCGCTCCTCGCCCGCCAGGCCCTCGCCTCGGGAGACGTCACGGTCGTGGCGCTCGACGAGGTGCCGGACGACGCCCTCGTGCTGTTCGTCGCCATGATGGGCGCGCCCACCGTCATGGTCGAGAAGCTGCCGAGCCTCGCGGAGGTCATCGAGCCGGTCAAGGCGCTCGGGATCCACCTCGGCCGCCCGGTCACCCACATCGCCTGCGCCGAGGTCGGCGGCGTGAACTCGACGATCCCGATCGCCGCCGCCGCCGCGCTCGGGCTGCCGCTCGTCGACGCGGACGGCATGGGTCGCGCCTTCCCCGAGCTGCAGATGGTGCTCCCGACGCTGTACGGCGTGACGGCCTCGCCGCTCGCCTTCAGCGACGAGAAGGGGAACACGGGGGTGCTGCAGACCGCCGACAACTCCTGGACCGAGCGCATCGCCCGCGTCGCGTGCGTCGAGATGGGCTGCTCCGTCATGATCTCCGGCTTCTCGATGTCGGGTGCCGCCGCACGCCAGTCGCTGGTGGCGGGATCGCTGTCCCGGTGCATCGACATCGGTCAGCGGATCGCGGAGGCCCGCGAGGCGAAGACCGACCCGGTCGCCGCCGTCGTCGAGCTCCTCGGCGGTCGCGAGCTGTTCGGTGGCAAGGTCGCCGACGTGAACCGGGCCACGACGACCGGCTTCGCGCGCGGTCGGGCACGGATCGACGGAGAGAGCGGAGCCTCGCTGACGCTGCAGTTCCAGAACGAGCACCTCGTCGCGGAGGCGGACGGGCGGGTGCTGGCGACCACCCCCGACCTCATCATGGTCCTCGACGGCGAGTCGGGGGAGCCCGTCACGACCGAGGGGCTGCGCTACGGCCAGCGCGTCCGCGTGATCGCCGCTCCCGCTGACGAGCGCTGGCACTCGGACGCGGCTCTCGCGATGGTCGGCCCGGGGTACTTCGGCTACGACATCCCGGCGCACCGGTTCGACGGCACGGTCTCCGCCGGAGACGCCGCGGCAGGGGCCGCCGCATGA
- a CDS encoding DUF917 domain-containing protein: MSWELTAADLPDLARGATLLGTGGGGDPYIGKMLVERVLGDGAITILDPDDLADDLFVIPTAQMGAPTVMVEKIPAGTEPTLALRTLEDHLGRRADATMPIECGGINSMIPLIVAAETGLPVVDADGMGRAFPELSMETFAVYGVHGSPLALAGERGERVVIDTGDDDRQMEWLARGITIRLGGVGHIAEYAMTGADVRRTAVPRTISMALALGRAIRLARDEHRSPFEAIAATLATTLYPHVRELCVGKVVDVERRTTEGFAKGRAVIAPLGAAEDDTFEIAFQNENLTARRAGRLVAIVPDLICVVDHETAEPITTEGLRYGQRVRVLGISTPAMMRTPEALAAFGPSAFGLTEEFAPVEGMAAS; encoded by the coding sequence ATGAGCTGGGAGCTGACCGCGGCAGACCTGCCCGACCTCGCCCGCGGCGCCACGCTGCTCGGCACCGGCGGCGGGGGCGACCCCTACATCGGCAAGATGCTGGTGGAGCGCGTGCTCGGCGACGGGGCGATCACGATCCTCGACCCGGACGACCTCGCCGACGACCTCTTCGTCATCCCGACCGCGCAGATGGGGGCGCCGACGGTGATGGTCGAGAAGATCCCCGCCGGCACCGAGCCCACCCTCGCCCTGCGCACCCTGGAGGACCACCTGGGACGCCGGGCCGATGCCACCATGCCGATCGAGTGCGGGGGGATCAACTCGATGATCCCGCTCATCGTCGCCGCGGAGACCGGTCTTCCGGTCGTGGACGCGGACGGCATGGGCCGGGCGTTCCCCGAGCTGTCGATGGAGACCTTCGCGGTCTACGGCGTGCACGGCTCGCCGCTCGCGCTCGCCGGAGAGCGCGGGGAGCGCGTCGTCATCGACACGGGAGACGACGATCGTCAGATGGAGTGGCTCGCCCGCGGCATCACGATCCGGCTGGGTGGCGTCGGTCACATCGCCGAGTACGCCATGACCGGGGCCGACGTGCGGCGCACGGCGGTGCCGCGCACCATCTCGATGGCTCTCGCCCTGGGCCGAGCGATCCGGCTCGCCCGGGACGAGCACCGCTCGCCGTTCGAGGCGATCGCCGCGACGCTCGCGACCACGCTCTACCCGCATGTGCGCGAGCTCTGCGTCGGGAAGGTGGTGGATGTCGAACGACGGACCACCGAGGGTTTCGCGAAAGGGCGGGCGGTCATCGCTCCGCTCGGCGCCGCGGAGGACGACACGTTCGAGATCGCCTTCCAGAACGAGAACCTCACCGCGCGGCGGGCTGGACGGCTCGTCGCGATCGTTCCCGATCTCATCTGCGTCGTCGACCACGAGACCGCCGAGCCCATCACCACGGAGGGCCTCCGCTACGGTCAGCGCGTCCGGGTGCTCGGCATCTCGACGCCGGCGATGATGCGCACCCCCGAGGCTCTGGCCGCTTTCGGGCCCTCCGCCTTCGGCCTGACCGAGGAGTTCGCTCCCGTCGAGGGGATGGCCGCGTCCTAG
- a CDS encoding S-methyl thiohydantoin desulfurase domain-containing protein, with the protein MRLERDDLEALARGYALLGSGGGGSTTMLELILGTTAPWPLDVAPVDALDPATPCLGVAFVGSTMLLGERMPGAAPFAPLLRAVERWLGHPVPAVCSLEGGGMNGLAPLTLAGSHTVVDADCTGRAVPGLDQMSLFVDRVPGLVFACETGADGVALVEATRAIDAERVVRSAIIQAGGVGCAVLAGFTVGDLREHAIADHLARALALGRSFLVHRAAPLPVLAEVLGGTLLAEGRIVTTASSAADPHVNAVEIAGLGGAVHRIVTRSETLAVLTDGLLVAAAPEIIVLLDAVSRDVLEVTELAPGRTVAALALPAPAWWNARPERRARVVPSAYGLVDLDAA; encoded by the coding sequence ATGAGGCTGGAGCGGGACGACCTGGAGGCGCTCGCCCGCGGGTACGCCCTGCTCGGCTCCGGCGGCGGCGGGTCCACGACGATGCTCGAACTCATCCTCGGCACCACCGCGCCCTGGCCCCTCGACGTCGCGCCGGTGGACGCGCTGGACCCCGCCACGCCCTGTCTCGGCGTGGCCTTCGTCGGGTCGACGATGCTGCTCGGCGAGCGGATGCCCGGTGCCGCGCCCTTCGCCCCGCTGCTGCGGGCGGTGGAGAGATGGCTCGGGCATCCCGTCCCGGCGGTGTGCTCGCTCGAGGGTGGAGGGATGAACGGCCTCGCGCCGCTCACTCTGGCCGGATCGCACACCGTGGTGGACGCCGACTGCACGGGGCGTGCGGTGCCGGGACTCGATCAGATGTCGCTGTTCGTCGACCGCGTGCCGGGACTGGTCTTCGCGTGCGAGACCGGGGCCGACGGGGTGGCGCTCGTGGAGGCGACGAGGGCGATCGATGCGGAGCGTGTGGTGCGTTCGGCCATCATCCAGGCCGGAGGCGTCGGCTGCGCCGTTCTCGCCGGCTTCACCGTCGGCGATCTGCGCGAGCACGCCATCGCCGACCACCTCGCCCGCGCGCTCGCCCTCGGCCGCAGCTTCCTGGTGCACCGGGCGGCACCGCTGCCGGTCCTTGCCGAGGTGCTCGGGGGGACGCTGCTCGCCGAGGGCCGCATCGTGACCACCGCGTCCTCCGCAGCCGACCCGCACGTGAACGCGGTCGAGATCGCCGGACTCGGCGGAGCGGTGCACCGCATCGTCACCCGGTCCGAGACCCTCGCGGTGCTCACCGACGGCCTGCTGGTGGCCGCGGCGCCCGAGATCATCGTCCTCCTGGACGCCGTGTCCCGAGACGTCCTCGAAGTCACCGAGCTGGCCCCGGGGCGCACCGTGGCGGCCCTCGCCCTCCCCGCTCCCGCATGGTGGAACGCCCGCCCCGAGCGTCGGGCCCGGGTGGTGCCTTCCGCCTACGGGCTCGTCGATCTGGACGCGGCGTGA
- a CDS encoding PucR family transcriptional regulator: protein MSGALALPALLAQEENGVLRHVAGPRDVAWDAVVVEAGESDLPDEGIGRLAILTSGAPIATWQQDAMLRRVRDRGFTGLALPGAAGVDPGALRLADRIGLALLDVERPVQLARACWMLIEARDALTLTRVRKVAQSFEYAADDLGDLLGHLAANLGLGVALVDAAGVLREAGGHLDAELHAAIRFDAWSDSARAGEGTAASVRVDSPGRSGLRLVLFGHGFGEAQLRSLLVAAEVAMPAVAARILIDEIAAVNDVAASSGLLRDFVELRGAADTDVERRMAERGWRTGGHHLGFRMVARSRVEPLALLRAIRPGLSAIDAEAHATTAGRGLSGWLSFAEAPGPDRIERAVTALRDLHLTALRDFAVATGVGSAQTGPEGLAATLDEAGDAARIAAARSATGWFVRVDSLGLEQLLLAWTGNDTFVPAAQSLLAPLAEGNGELLRTLSAYLDHESGIAATAAALGLHRNTVAVRIRRVQELLGIDMNDPEARLALHLACRAVLPG, encoded by the coding sequence GTGAGCGGGGCGCTCGCGCTGCCGGCGCTGCTGGCGCAGGAGGAGAACGGCGTCCTCCGCCACGTCGCGGGCCCGCGGGATGTCGCGTGGGACGCGGTGGTGGTGGAAGCCGGCGAGTCCGACCTGCCCGACGAGGGCATCGGCCGGCTCGCGATCCTCACGTCCGGGGCGCCGATCGCCACCTGGCAGCAGGACGCGATGCTGCGCCGGGTCCGTGACCGCGGGTTCACGGGGCTCGCGCTCCCCGGCGCCGCCGGTGTCGACCCCGGGGCGCTCCGCCTCGCGGACCGGATCGGTCTCGCCCTGCTCGACGTCGAGAGGCCGGTCCAGCTCGCCCGCGCCTGCTGGATGCTCATCGAGGCCCGCGACGCTCTGACGCTCACGCGGGTGCGCAAGGTCGCGCAGTCGTTCGAGTACGCCGCCGACGACCTCGGCGACCTGCTCGGACACCTCGCGGCGAACCTCGGTCTGGGCGTCGCCCTCGTCGACGCCGCGGGAGTGCTCCGTGAAGCCGGCGGACACCTGGACGCCGAACTGCACGCGGCGATCCGCTTCGACGCGTGGAGCGACAGTGCCAGGGCGGGGGAGGGCACGGCCGCCTCGGTGCGGGTGGACAGCCCCGGCCGGTCCGGTCTGCGTCTCGTCCTGTTCGGCCACGGCTTCGGAGAGGCACAGCTGCGGTCGCTCCTGGTGGCCGCGGAGGTCGCCATGCCCGCGGTGGCCGCCCGCATCCTCATCGACGAGATCGCGGCCGTCAACGACGTCGCGGCATCGTCGGGCCTGCTGCGGGACTTCGTCGAGCTCCGCGGAGCCGCCGATACCGATGTGGAACGGCGCATGGCGGAGCGGGGGTGGCGCACCGGCGGGCATCACCTCGGCTTCCGCATGGTGGCGCGCAGCCGGGTGGAGCCGCTCGCACTCCTCCGTGCGATCAGGCCCGGCCTCAGCGCGATCGACGCCGAGGCGCACGCGACCACGGCGGGTCGAGGCCTCAGCGGCTGGCTCTCGTTCGCTGAGGCCCCGGGGCCCGATCGCATCGAGCGGGCCGTGACGGCACTGCGCGACCTCCACCTCACGGCACTGCGCGACTTCGCCGTGGCGACCGGGGTGGGCTCGGCGCAGACCGGGCCGGAAGGACTGGCGGCGACCCTCGACGAGGCCGGCGACGCCGCACGGATCGCCGCGGCCCGGTCGGCCACCGGATGGTTCGTCCGCGTCGACAGCCTCGGGCTCGAACAGCTCCTGCTCGCCTGGACCGGCAACGACACCTTCGTCCCGGCCGCGCAGTCGCTGCTCGCCCCTCTGGCCGAGGGGAACGGGGAACTGCTCAGGACCCTGTCGGCCTACCTCGACCACGAGTCCGGCATCGCGGCCACCGCGGCCGCTCTCGGGCTGCATCGCAACACGGTGGCCGTACGGATCCGCCGGGTCCAGGAGCTCCTCGGGATCGACATGAACGACCCCGAGGCGCGGCTGGCGCTGCATCTCGCGTGCCGGGCGGTGCTGCCGGGCTGA
- a CDS encoding VOC family protein — protein MANLNPYLSFRTEAREAMEFYRGVLGGDLDITVFGDFPDMVQDPSQKDLVMHAQLTTPDGLVLMASDTPEGMTYEKPQGVSVSLSGNTQEVTRQVWDRLSEGATITMPLDVPPWGGTFGMLVDRFGIAWMLHGDPE, from the coding sequence ATGGCGAACCTCAATCCCTACCTGTCCTTCCGCACCGAGGCCCGCGAGGCCATGGAGTTCTACCGGGGAGTCCTCGGCGGAGATCTTGACATCACGGTCTTCGGCGACTTCCCCGACATGGTGCAGGATCCGAGCCAGAAGGACCTCGTGATGCATGCGCAGCTCACGACCCCCGACGGCCTCGTGCTCATGGCCTCGGACACCCCGGAGGGCATGACCTACGAGAAGCCGCAGGGCGTCTCCGTGTCCCTGAGCGGCAACACCCAGGAGGTCACCCGGCAGGTGTGGGACCGCCTCTCCGAAGGCGCCACGATCACGATGCCGCTCGATGTGCCGCCGTGGGGCGGGACGTTCGGGATGCTCGTCGACCGCTTCGGGATCGCCTGGATGCTGCACGGCGACCCGGAGTGA